A stretch of DNA from Syntrophorhabdaceae bacterium:
TCTCAACAAAAATGAGTACGAAAAGGCATTGAAATATTTCAGTAAGGTAGTGCAACTGGAACCGGATAGCATCGAGGCATACAACAATCTGGGGTACGTCTATGAAAAGATGGAGAGATTCGGCAGCGCCAAGCAGATGTTCCAGAAGGCTCTCCAGCTAAATCCGAACGACCCCGAGG
This window harbors:
- a CDS encoding tetratricopeptide repeat protein, whose translation is MAPKKTARQWFTEAYELNLLEPLSDKSIAAYKKSIQLDDQFTDAYVNLGFIFLNKNEYEKALKYFSKVVQLEPDSIEAYNNLGYVYEKMERFGSAKQMFQKALQLNPNDPE